In Streptomyces sp. NBC_01381, a genomic segment contains:
- the meaB gene encoding methylmalonyl Co-A mutase-associated GTPase MeaB, whose translation MAPTIDIDTYVKGVLDGKRAQIARAITLVESTRPQHRSLAQELLTQLLPHSGRARRIGISGVPGVGKSTFIDALGTMLTGLGHRVAVLAVDPSSTRTGGSILGDKTRMERLAVDPSAFVRPSPTAGTLGGVAKATRESIVVMEAAGYDVVLVETVGVGQSETAVANMVDSFLLLSLARTGDQLQGIKKGVLELADVLAINKADGPHERDARSAARELAGALRLMHPADAAWTPPVLSCSARESSGLDEVWDRLEQHRTLLDSTGRLSAKRRDQQVDWTWTMVQDELLDRLRAHAEVRLLAPGLEQGVREGTLTATSAAERILEAFQGIGGAGQ comes from the coding sequence ATGGCCCCGACGATCGACATCGACACGTACGTCAAGGGCGTACTCGACGGGAAGCGGGCACAGATCGCCCGCGCGATCACACTCGTCGAGTCGACCAGACCCCAACACCGGTCCCTCGCCCAGGAGTTGCTGACGCAACTGCTCCCGCACAGCGGGCGGGCGCGGCGGATCGGCATCAGCGGGGTGCCGGGCGTGGGCAAGTCCACGTTCATCGACGCGCTCGGCACGATGCTGACGGGTCTCGGCCACCGGGTCGCGGTGCTCGCCGTCGACCCGTCTTCGACCCGTACGGGCGGCTCCATCCTCGGCGACAAGACAAGGATGGAACGCCTCGCGGTGGACCCGTCCGCGTTCGTGCGCCCGTCCCCGACCGCCGGGACGCTCGGCGGTGTCGCGAAGGCGACGCGCGAGTCGATCGTGGTGATGGAGGCGGCAGGCTACGACGTGGTCCTGGTGGAGACCGTAGGCGTGGGCCAGTCGGAGACGGCCGTCGCGAACATGGTCGACTCCTTCCTGCTGCTCAGTCTGGCCCGCACCGGCGACCAGCTCCAGGGCATCAAGAAGGGCGTCCTGGAACTCGCGGACGTCCTCGCGATCAACAAGGCGGACGGCCCGCACGAACGGGACGCCCGCTCGGCGGCCCGTGAACTGGCGGGCGCGCTACGCCTGATGCACCCGGCGGACGCGGCATGGACTCCCCCGGTGCTCAGCTGCAGCGCGCGGGAGTCCAGCGGCCTGGACGAGGTCTGGGACCGCCTGGAACAGCACCGCACGCTCCTGGACTCCACGGGCCGCCTGTCCGCCAAGCGGCGCGACCAGCAGGTCGACTGGACCTGGACCATGGTCCAGGACGAACTCCTGGACCGCCTCCGCGCCCATGCGGAGGTACGGCTGCTGGCCCCTGGCCTTGAACAGGGTGTGCGGGAGGGGACG